A single region of the Vicia villosa cultivar HV-30 ecotype Madison, WI linkage group LG4, Vvil1.0, whole genome shotgun sequence genome encodes:
- the LOC131594553 gene encoding SPX domain-containing protein 4, producing MKFGKEFKTHLEETIPEWRDKFLCYKPLKKLLKHHLPATTTTTPINLHLHFLQQPFSPNILQAWFLRILNQELEKFNDFYVDKEEEFVIRFQELKERIERLKEKSSKSVKYTSDCEFSEEMMDIRKDLVTIHGEMVLLKNYSSLNFAGLIKILKKYDKRTGGLLRLPFTQIVLRQPFFTTEPLTRLVHECEENLELLFPLQEEVIQSTSHPENESRPAGDNTTNTLSESSSTVGEEPMYLYRSTLAAMRAIKGLQKASSTSNPFSFSSLFSNQDDDDSNGAVTAENSPANSPDTVQNEEGTGKEDTD from the exons ATGAAATTCGGTAAAGAGTTCAAAACCCATCTCGAAGAAACAATCCCTGAATGGAGAGACAAATTTCTATGCTACAAACCATTGAAGAAGCTTCTCAAACATCACTTACCTGCCACCACCACAACTACACccatcaatcttcatcttcacTTTCTTCAACAACCCTTTTCTCCTAACATCTTGCAGGCTTGGTTCCTTCGGATTCTTAATCAAGAGCTTGAAAAGTTCAATGATTTCTACGTTGACAAAGAGGAAGAGTTTGTTATTCGATTTCAG GAGCTGAAAGAGAGAATTGAGCGACTTAAAGAAAAAAGCAGCAAGAGTGTAAAGTACACTTCTGATTGTGAATTTAGCGAAGAAATGATGGATATTAGGAAGGACTTGGTTACCATCCATGGAGAGATGGTGCTCCTAAAAAACTATAGCTCCTTAAACTTTGCAG gattaattaaaattttgaaaaagtatGATAAAAGAACCGGCGGTTTGCTGCGTCTTCCTTTTACACAAATTGTTCTGCGACAACCTTTTTTCACTACCGAGCCTCTGACAAGGCTAGTTCACGAATGCGAGGAAAATCTCGAGCTACTCTTTCCCTTACAAGAAGAAGTAATTCAATCAACTTCTCATCCAGAAAACGAGTCTAGACCAGCGGGAGATAATACAACGAATACCTTATCCGAGTCATCCTCAACTGTTGGAGAGGAACCTATGTATTTATATCGAAGCACTCTTGCTGCTATGAGAGCCATAAAAGGTCTTCAGAAAGCGAGTTCCACCAGTAATccgttttctttttcttctctctttagcaaccaagatgatgatgatagtaaTGGTGCGGTAACTGCTGAAAACTCGCCAGCGAATTCTCCGGATACCGTGCAAAATGAGGAAGGCACAGGTAAAGAGGATACTGACTAA